CGCGTGACCAAATCGGGGATGACCCGCGCGCCCGTCTTCCGGGTGTCGGGGATCGCCGAAGCAGCGGAGATCGTCGAGTGGGTCGAGGACAATATCGAAAAACTGCGCGAGAAAGCGGAGGGAACGACGAGCCACGGCGAGCTACTGGACATCACGCCCTACGTCGTCGGCGACAACGTCTTCCTCAGGTTCCGGTTCGACTCGAAGGACGCGATGGGGATGAACATGGTGACGATTGCGACACAGGCCGCCTGCGACCGGATCGAGGAGGAAACCCCCGCTTCCTTGGTCGCGCTCTCGGGCAACCTCTGCGCCGATAAAAAGCCCGCCGCGATCAACGCCATCGAGGGCCGCGGCAGGAGCGTCACCGCCGACGTGACGATCCCGCGCGAGGTCGTCGAGAAGCGCCTGCATACGACGCCCGAGGCGATCGCGGAGGCCAACACCCGCAAGAACCTCATCGGGAGCGCGAAGGCCGGCAGTCTGGGATTCAACGCCCACGCCGCCAACACGATCGCGGCGGCGTTCCTCGCGACGGGGCAGGACGCCGCACAGGTCGTCGAGGGGGCGAACGCGATCACGACCGCCGAGGCGCGCGACGACTCGCTGTACGCGAGCCTCTCGATCGCGAGCCTGGAGGTCGGGACCGTCGGAGGGGGAACGAAACTCCCGACACAGAGGGAGGCCCTCGATGTTCTCGGCCTGCGCGGCGGCGGCGATCCCCCCGGCTCGAACGCCGACGCGCTCGCGGAGGTCATCGCCACGGGCGCGCTCGCGGGCGAACTCTCGCTTCTGGCGGCGCTGGCCTCGCGACACCTCTCG
The DNA window shown above is from Halalkalicoccus sp. NIPERK01 and carries:
- the hmgA gene encoding hydroxymethylglutaryl-CoA reductase (NADPH); its protein translation is MTDPADLAKRVREGELRLHELEDHADSDTAAAARRELFEAETDADLDTVGDFSFAAGDAEPNIENMIGGAQLPMGVVGPIPINEGGEGGAAEGEFYLPLATTEGALVASVNRGCSVIRTSGGAAARVTKSGMTRAPVFRVSGIAEAAEIVEWVEDNIEKLREKAEGTTSHGELLDITPYVVGDNVFLRFRFDSKDAMGMNMVTIATQAACDRIEEETPASLVALSGNLCADKKPAAINAIEGRGRSVTADVTIPREVVEKRLHTTPEAIAEANTRKNLIGSAKAGSLGFNAHAANTIAAAFLATGQDAAQVVEGANAITTAEARDDSLYASLSIASLEVGTVGGGTKLPTQREALDVLGLRGGGDPPGSNADALAEVIATGALAGELSLLAALASRHLSSAHEELGR